From a region of the Lactuca sativa cultivar Salinas chromosome 4, Lsat_Salinas_v11, whole genome shotgun sequence genome:
- the LOC111896487 gene encoding uncharacterized protein LOC111896487: MAMVVVISLPLILFSLMLGVGCYLIGRARGRQDIRTHAQAFGVPITPPNADQASSSPPSCSKPKIAEIV, from the coding sequence ATGGCGATGGTGGTGGTGATATCACTCCCATTGATCCTGTTCTCGTTGATGCTTGGTGTTGGGTGTTATCTGATAGGAAGGGCAAGAGGAAGACAAGACATTAGAACTCATGCACAAGCTTTTGGGGTTCCGATTACACCGCCTAATGCCGATCAAGCTTCTTCATCACCTCCATCTTGTTCGAAACCCAAAATTGCAGAGATTGTATGA